In Nitrosopumilaceae archaeon, the following proteins share a genomic window:
- a CDS encoding sodium-translocating pyrophosphatase: MTLKEMIPVGASVIAFIIATILAAWVSKQKPGTQQMLDISNAVGVGAMAFLRREFRIVIPIAIGLAVLIGAAIGSTNGIAFAVGAGLSAIAGLIALKITVKAAVRAANASGKGLGHTFALAFRGGATVGLAVPAMALLGMSLLYFAFPNPITIAGVGIGASLIALFIRVGGGIFTKAADMGADLVGKVEANIPEDDPRNPATIADNVGDNVGDAAGMGSDIYESYIVTMLASLLIAGLIGTPQNLFYPMLIGASGLFASIIGIATITPRKMTDVNKPLANAFYVSAAIAIALNFVFTYLFLGHTQIAYALFGSTVIGVILVPVIQRITDYFTSYRFKPVQEIAASAKWGYASLTLMGIIQGMRSTGPFMIAIVVALATSYVLASSAAPDPTQSTLYGIFGTSLTAMAMLSLAGIVLSIDAFGPISDNAGGIVEMTSMGEENRKVTDEIDAVGNTTKAVTKGFAIASAGLAALAMIQAFQYEAGKVFHHVFDYSLSNPAVVIGLLVGGLLPFFITSQLISAVARAASKMVEEVRRQFKETPDILTGKTKPDYAKCVDVATVASLRELWKSATITIAAPIILGIVLGPSAVVGLLMGAVITGIFLAFHLANTGGAWDNAKKYMEINKQKGTEEHKIAIVGDIIGDPYKDTAGPALNTVIKLLNTVAIVFVSAFVGIFIL, from the coding sequence ATGACGCTCAAAGAAATGATTCCTGTTGGTGCGTCAGTTATCGCTTTTATCATTGCCACAATCCTGGCAGCGTGGGTATCTAAACAAAAACCTGGAACACAGCAGATGCTAGATATTTCAAATGCAGTAGGGGTAGGTGCAATGGCATTTTTGAGAAGAGAGTTTAGAATTGTTATTCCTATAGCTATAGGTCTTGCAGTCTTGATTGGTGCTGCAATTGGATCTACTAACGGTATTGCTTTTGCAGTTGGTGCTGGACTTTCTGCTATTGCGGGATTGATCGCACTTAAAATCACAGTAAAAGCAGCGGTTAGAGCTGCAAACGCATCTGGAAAAGGACTTGGGCATACCTTTGCACTTGCATTTAGAGGCGGAGCAACAGTAGGTCTTGCTGTACCTGCTATGGCTCTTTTGGGCATGAGTTTACTCTATTTTGCATTTCCTAATCCTATCACAATTGCAGGAGTTGGTATAGGCGCTAGTTTGATTGCCTTGTTTATCAGAGTTGGTGGTGGCATTTTCACAAAGGCTGCAGATATGGGCGCAGATCTGGTAGGAAAAGTAGAAGCAAATATTCCAGAAGATGACCCACGAAACCCAGCAACGATTGCTGATAACGTAGGAGACAATGTAGGAGACGCAGCTGGAATGGGTTCTGATATCTATGAATCATATATTGTAACTATGCTTGCATCGTTACTGATTGCAGGATTGATTGGAACTCCACAAAACTTGTTTTATCCAATGTTAATTGGTGCTTCAGGATTATTTGCATCTATAATTGGTATTGCAACTATAACACCTAGAAAAATGACAGATGTAAACAAACCACTTGCCAATGCATTTTATGTTTCTGCTGCAATAGCTATTGCACTTAATTTTGTTTTTACATATCTTTTCCTTGGTCATACACAGATTGCCTATGCACTGTTTGGTAGTACAGTGATAGGAGTTATTCTAGTTCCAGTAATACAGAGAATTACCGACTACTTTACAAGCTACAGATTCAAACCTGTACAAGAAATTGCTGCTTCTGCAAAATGGGGATATGCATCGCTTACACTAATGGGAATAATACAAGGAATGCGCTCAACAGGTCCCTTTATGATTGCCATTGTTGTTGCTCTAGCTACATCATATGTACTGGCATCATCTGCAGCACCAGATCCTACACAATCTACACTTTATGGGATCTTTGGTACTTCACTTACAGCTATGGCAATGCTAAGCCTTGCAGGAATTGTATTGAGTATTGACGCATTTGGTCCTATCAGTGATAACGCCGGTGGAATTGTAGAAATGACAAGTATGGGAGAAGAAAACCGCAAAGTCACAGACGAAATTGATGCAGTAGGAAATACTACAAAGGCAGTGACTAAAGGTTTTGCAATTGCAAGTGCAGGTCTGGCGGCACTGGCTATGATTCAAGCATTTCAATATGAGGCAGGAAAAGTATTTCATCATGTTTTTGATTACAGTCTTTCAAATCCAGCAGTTGTTATTGGATTGCTTGTAGGTGGTCTACTACCATTCTTTATTACAAGTCAGCTTATTTCTGCGGTAGCAAGGGCCGCCTCTAAGATGGTAGAAGAAGTAAGACGACAATTCAAAGAAACTCCGGACATTCTGACAGGCAAAACAAAACCTGATTATGCAAAATGTGTAGATGTTGCAACAGTAGCTTCACTACGTGAGCTTTGGAAATCTGCAACAATAACAATTGCAGCTCCAATAATACTTGGTATTGTTTTGGGACCCTCTGCAGTGGTTGGACTTTTAATGGGTGCAGTAATTACAGGAATTTTCTTGGCCTTCCATTTGGCAAATACTGGTGGTGCGTGGGATAATGCCAAAAAGTATATGGAAATTAACA
- a CDS encoding GTP-dependent dephospho-CoA kinase family protein, whose amino-acid sequence MHLPENLRDKLKKPLGVLLKDSDITKESILKNIPLGSFVISVGDATTEKLIKYEIVPSLQIVDGVEKRVKREMPSGNIKTTLNCNNPPAEITIESVKTIKKAFQSTKPVRITVNGEEDLLVLPVVVYAPENSIVLYGQPNEGLVIVPVNVEMRNKAQSIMNSMR is encoded by the coding sequence GTGCATCTTCCAGAAAACCTACGAGACAAACTAAAAAAACCATTAGGAGTCTTGCTTAAAGATTCTGATATAACTAAAGAGAGTATTTTGAAAAATATTCCGCTGGGATCATTTGTAATTTCAGTTGGCGATGCAACAACTGAAAAATTAATCAAGTATGAAATAGTGCCATCGTTGCAAATTGTAGATGGTGTAGAAAAGAGAGTTAAAAGAGAAATGCCATCTGGAAATATAAAAACTACTTTGAATTGTAACAATCCTCCTGCAGAAATTACAATCGAAAGTGTAAAGACAATAAAAAAAGCATTCCAGTCTACAAAACCGGTAAGGATTACTGTTAATGGCGAAGAAGACTTGTTGGTTTTACCTGTAGTGGTGTATGCACCTGAAAACTCGATAGTTTTGTATGGCCAGCCAAATGAAGGACTTGTAATTGTACCAGTAAATGTAGAGATGAGAAATAAAGCTCAATCTATCATGAATTCTATGAGATAG
- a CDS encoding Mrp/NBP35 family ATP-binding protein, giving the protein MVSVDDVLRTLSTVIDPDLKKDIVSMGMIKDLEINTNDLKFTLELTTPACPFNDQIEEDVRKAVSTLGNLKLDLKVTAKVMEGRALSMDEMMPTVKNIIGVASGKGGVGKTTVSVNLALALAQSGAKVGLLDADIYGPSVPLMLGMGKAVMEVENNKLQPAESNGLKVVSFGFFAEQDHQAAIYRGPIISGIVKQFLVDTNWSDLDYLIVDLPPGTGDIPLTLAQTIPITGILVVTTPQDVASNVAVKAFGMFQKLNVPIIGIIENMSYFKCPDCKKDHYVFGRGGARKISEKYGIPFLGEIPLNPGIMEGSDSGRPVLVTDPKSAHASAFTNVAKNVAARCSILASQLNEEIKAEVATQK; this is encoded by the coding sequence ATGGTATCAGTAGACGATGTACTTAGAACCCTAAGCACGGTAATTGATCCTGATCTAAAAAAAGACATTGTTTCTATGGGCATGATTAAAGATCTAGAAATCAACACCAACGATCTAAAATTTACTCTTGAACTTACAACTCCAGCATGTCCATTTAATGATCAAATAGAAGAGGATGTTAGAAAAGCAGTAAGTACACTAGGAAATTTAAAACTTGATCTGAAGGTAACTGCCAAAGTAATGGAAGGCCGTGCACTAAGCATGGATGAAATGATGCCAACTGTAAAAAACATCATTGGTGTAGCAAGTGGTAAAGGCGGAGTAGGTAAGACAACGGTTTCAGTTAACCTCGCACTAGCATTGGCACAGTCTGGTGCAAAAGTTGGATTGCTTGATGCAGACATTTACGGACCTAGCGTTCCATTGATGCTTGGAATGGGAAAAGCTGTAATGGAAGTTGAAAACAACAAGCTACAACCAGCTGAATCCAATGGACTCAAAGTAGTTTCGTTTGGATTTTTTGCTGAACAAGATCATCAAGCAGCAATTTACAGAGGACCTATAATTTCAGGAATTGTCAAGCAGTTCCTTGTTGATACTAATTGGAGTGATTTGGATTATCTTATAGTTGATCTTCCTCCAGGTACTGGAGATATCCCACTAACACTGGCTCAAACTATTCCAATTACTGGAATACTTGTGGTTACAACACCGCAAGATGTTGCAAGTAATGTTGCTGTAAAGGCATTTGGCATGTTTCAAAAACTAAACGTTCCAATTATTGGTATTATAGAAAACATGAGTTATTTCAAATGCCCAGATTGTAAAAAAGATCATTACGTTTTTGGAAGGGGAGGGGCAAGAAAAATCAGTGAAAAATATGGTATTCCATTCCTAGGTGAGATTCCACTTAATCCTGGAATCATGGAAGGTTCTGATTCAGGCAGGCCAGTGCTAGTGACAGATCCAAAATCTGCACACGCATCTGCATTTACTAATGTTGCAAAAAATGTTGCAGCAAGATGCAGTATATTGGCATCCCAGTTAAATGAGGAAATAAAAGCCGAAGTAGCTACACAAAAATAG
- a CDS encoding DNA-directed RNA polymerase, whose product MFSISTLTDVVRIPPKLFGESLKKAATTILREKYESMINPELGYVIMILDTKVEKMGKIVSGDGGTYHKVEFTALTFYPKLQEIVRGEIVEITDFGAFVRIGATDALLHLSQIMDDYLKSDVKSGLILANQSGRTMRIGTTLRARITAVSLGKTAAMKIGITCRQPFLGADEWIEEEIKKAKSPAAQTEKAKTPPAEKAKKVVEAK is encoded by the coding sequence ATGTTTTCTATATCTACACTTACTGACGTAGTTAGAATTCCGCCTAAATTGTTTGGGGAATCTCTCAAAAAAGCAGCAACTACCATACTTAGGGAAAAATACGAGAGTATGATAAATCCTGAACTTGGTTATGTAATTATGATTTTAGATACCAAAGTTGAAAAAATGGGAAAGATTGTTTCTGGCGATGGTGGTACATATCACAAAGTTGAATTTACAGCTTTGACATTCTATCCGAAACTTCAAGAAATTGTTAGAGGAGAGATTGTTGAGATTACAGACTTTGGCGCATTTGTAAGAATTGGTGCAACTGACGCGTTGCTACATCTTTCACAAATTATGGATGATTATCTAAAAAGCGATGTAAAATCTGGTTTGATACTTGCTAATCAAAGTGGAAGAACAATGAGAATTGGTACTACCCTTCGTGCAAGAATAACTGCAGTTTCTCTTGGAAAAACTGCAGCTATGAAAATAGGTATTACATGCAGACAGCCTTTCCTTGGTGCAGACGAGTGGATAGAAGAAGAGATAAAGAAAGCAAAATCTCCAGCAGCTCAAACTGAAAAAGCTAAAACTCCACCGGCAGAAAAAGCCAAGAAAGTTGTAGAAGCAAAGTGA
- the spt4 gene encoding transcription elongation factor subunit Spt4, with the protein MVKEMACRKCKFVTVGKVCPNCKSADLTPDWRGSILIVDPATSVVAKTLGITVMGKYALKVT; encoded by the coding sequence ATGGTAAAAGAAATGGCATGTAGAAAATGTAAATTTGTAACAGTAGGTAAAGTATGCCCTAATTGCAAATCAGCAGACCTGACGCCAGATTGGCGCGGTTCTATTCTTATAGTTGATCCAGCTACATCGGTAGTTGCAAAAACTTTGGGAATAACAGTGATGGGCAAGTATGCTCTAAAGGTAACCTAG
- the nadC gene encoding carboxylating nicotinate-nucleotide diphosphorylase, translating to MHIRARKALDNFLDEDIGKGDITSNLLPRKKITASIISRQEGVVAGVQYVKYFFVSRGCKVKILKKDGSKIKPNQKIIIISGFAHTILSCERTALNLLSRMSGIATQTNHLVNKIKKTNPKVKLYSTRKTAPGLRLFDKDAVEIGGGNRHRMSLDQMIMIKDNHLAVSDSVWELVQKARKKYKIVEVEVEGLNDAILAAKAGASIIMLDNRSPNEISKIINILKKLHLRDKIRIEASGGIDSTNIQSYAKTGVDMISVGKITSSAPGLDLSLEVN from the coding sequence TTGCACATACGTGCAAGAAAAGCGCTTGATAATTTTTTAGATGAAGATATTGGAAAAGGAGACATTACAAGTAATCTTTTACCAAGAAAAAAAATCACTGCAAGTATAATTTCAAGACAAGAAGGAGTAGTAGCTGGAGTACAATATGTAAAATACTTCTTTGTCTCAAGAGGATGTAAAGTAAAAATTCTAAAAAAAGATGGTTCAAAAATTAAACCAAACCAGAAAATAATAATTATATCAGGTTTTGCTCACACCATATTATCATGTGAGAGAACCGCGCTTAACCTATTATCCAGAATGAGTGGAATTGCAACTCAAACCAATCATCTTGTAAACAAAATAAAAAAGACAAATCCAAAAGTAAAACTTTATTCCACAAGAAAAACAGCACCTGGATTACGTTTGTTTGATAAGGACGCAGTAGAAATTGGTGGAGGCAATAGACATAGGATGTCACTTGATCAGATGATTATGATAAAGGATAATCATCTTGCAGTTTCTGATTCTGTTTGGGAGTTGGTTCAAAAGGCACGTAAAAAATACAAAATAGTTGAAGTTGAAGTTGAAGGCCTAAATGATGCAATTCTTGCTGCAAAAGCGGGAGCATCCATAATAATGTTAGATAACCGCTCACCAAATGAAATTTCAAAAATTATCAACATTCTAAAAAAATTACACCTAAGAGACAAAATACGAATTGAAGCTTCAGGAGGTATTGATTCTACTAACATTCAATCATATGCAAAAACAGGTGTTGATATGATATCAGTTGGAAAAATTACTAGTTCTGCACCAGGATTAGATTTGAGTTTAGAAGTTAACTGA
- the nadA gene encoding quinolinate synthase NadA, which yields MNLKSEILKLKKEKDVLILAHNYQLPEVQDIADYVGDSLGLSRQAAKATQKTILFCGVHFMAETAAITCPDKKVLIPDLAAGCSLSDTITADQLRKWKNEHPGAITVGYVNTTAEVKSELDYCCTSSNAVNVVKSIPENKEVLFLPDMFLGSYVAKMTNRNNMFIWAGECHVHAGIRSQDVQEKLNQYANAEFLIHPECSCTSSVMYDVASGDYGNRQVQILSTEGMMNHAKDSSSKKFVVATETGILYRMRKQNPDKEFIPISENAVCKYMKMITLDKVYASIKEEKYEVKVPKNIAQKAQLAIERMLAIS from the coding sequence ATGAATTTAAAATCAGAAATCTTGAAGCTTAAAAAAGAAAAAGATGTTCTTATTTTAGCTCATAACTATCAACTCCCTGAAGTACAGGATATTGCAGATTACGTAGGGGATTCTTTAGGATTATCAAGACAAGCTGCAAAAGCAACACAAAAAACAATTTTATTTTGTGGTGTACACTTTATGGCAGAAACCGCTGCTATAACTTGTCCAGACAAAAAAGTACTCATACCCGATCTGGCTGCTGGTTGTTCATTATCTGATACAATAACTGCAGATCAATTGCGAAAATGGAAAAACGAACATCCAGGGGCAATAACGGTAGGTTATGTGAATACAACTGCCGAAGTAAAATCTGAGCTTGATTATTGCTGTACATCATCTAACGCAGTAAATGTTGTGAAATCAATTCCGGAAAATAAAGAAGTTCTATTTTTGCCAGATATGTTCCTAGGATCATATGTTGCAAAGATGACAAATAGAAATAACATGTTTATCTGGGCAGGAGAATGTCACGTTCATGCAGGTATAAGATCACAGGATGTACAAGAAAAACTAAATCAGTATGCCAATGCTGAATTTCTAATACACCCAGAATGTAGCTGCACTTCATCAGTTATGTATGATGTTGCATCAGGAGACTATGGAAACAGACAGGTTCAAATTCTGTCTACTGAAGGAATGATGAACCACGCAAAGGATTCTTCTTCGAAGAAGTTTGTTGTTGCAACAGAGACAGGAATATTATACAGAATGAGAAAACAAAATCCAGATAAAGAATTCATTCCTATATCAGAAAATGCCGTATGTAAATACATGAAGATGATAACTCTTGACAAGGTATATGCTTCCATAAAAGAAGAAAAATATGAAGTTAAGGTTCCAAAAAATATTGCTCAAAAAGCACAACTTGCAATTGAAAGAATGCTTGCAATCAGTTAA
- a CDS encoding aspartate dehydrogenase: protein MKRIGLLGCGAIGTEIALAIDSGKIPAKLTHVFDFSKDASKLLVTKLKDKPEITENVGLLAAAPTDIIVEAASQDAVRDNALSILQNRKDLMIMSVGALLDESILDIIVEGCKDFKRSIYLPSGAILGLDGIRSVKDELESITLVTTKSPRSLKGAKFFETSKLDIENIKESTTIFEGTAQEAVRLFPANINVAALLSLTGLGSLNTKVRIIADPNTDKNTHEIVAQGKFGKFSIKVENMPSTSNPKTSRLAILSAIECLRAVCQDDIRIGT, encoded by the coding sequence TTGAAAAGAATCGGACTTTTGGGATGTGGTGCAATTGGTACTGAAATTGCCTTGGCAATTGATTCAGGAAAGATTCCAGCCAAACTAACCCATGTTTTTGATTTTTCTAAAGATGCCTCAAAATTACTAGTAACAAAACTAAAGGACAAACCTGAGATCACTGAAAATGTAGGTTTACTTGCTGCTGCACCAACTGATATCATTGTAGAAGCGGCATCCCAAGATGCAGTTAGGGATAATGCACTAAGTATACTACAAAACAGAAAAGATTTGATGATCATGAGCGTTGGTGCACTTTTGGACGAGTCCATTTTAGATATTATAGTTGAAGGTTGTAAGGATTTCAAAAGATCAATCTATCTTCCATCTGGAGCAATTTTGGGTCTAGATGGTATACGCTCTGTAAAAGATGAATTAGAATCAATTACATTAGTTACGACAAAAAGTCCAAGATCATTAAAAGGAGCAAAATTCTTTGAAACTTCGAAACTTGATATTGAAAATATTAAAGAATCTACAACAATTTTTGAAGGTACAGCACAAGAAGCGGTTCGACTCTTTCCTGCCAATATTAACGTGGCAGCTCTTCTTAGCTTGACTGGACTTGGAAGTTTAAACACAAAAGTAAGAATAATTGCAGACCCAAATACTGACAAAAACACTCATGAGATAGTAGCTCAAGGCAAATTTGGCAAGTTCTCAATCAAGGTGGAAAATATGCCCAGTACTAGTAACCCAAAAACAAGTAGGCTTGCAATTTTGTCTGCAATAGAATGCCTAAGAGCGGTATGTCAAGATGATATTAGAATTGGAACATAA
- a CDS encoding proline dehydrogenase family protein — protein MKQAESGLMERFLFRIAKQWIAGDTMEQALESARLANKHGMNAIINKLGEHMTSKNQIENTVSEYLVLVANLHKSKVEGGISIKPTQIGLSKNKNECTENFSKIIEKASLSQSFVWIDMESSEHTDDTIVIYDELFDKYERLGIALQANLKRTSKDLADLLKKGAKVRLVKGAYHEDKKTAFQTRKEVDENYKKLMEMLFANGNEFGIATHDSKLIDEAIQLYKTHERKFEFQMLKGIRDEIKPILVKKGFLVSEYIPYGTNWLPYSIRRLKERKRNILLLGSSFIHSHRV, from the coding sequence TTGAAACAAGCAGAATCAGGATTAATGGAGAGATTTCTCTTCAGAATAGCTAAACAGTGGATAGCTGGTGATACCATGGAGCAAGCATTGGAATCAGCACGCCTTGCAAACAAGCACGGTATGAATGCAATAATCAACAAACTTGGAGAACATATGACTTCGAAAAATCAAATCGAGAACACCGTATCAGAATATCTTGTTCTTGTTGCTAATTTACATAAATCCAAAGTAGAAGGTGGTATATCGATCAAACCCACCCAGATAGGATTATCAAAAAATAAAAACGAGTGCACTGAAAACTTTAGCAAAATAATAGAAAAAGCATCGTTATCACAATCCTTTGTCTGGATTGACATGGAATCATCTGAACATACTGATGATACCATTGTAATCTATGATGAATTATTTGACAAATATGAAAGATTAGGTATAGCTCTTCAGGCAAATCTAAAGCGAACATCAAAAGATTTGGCGGATCTACTAAAAAAAGGAGCAAAAGTCCGTCTAGTAAAAGGAGCATATCATGAAGATAAGAAAACTGCTTTTCAGACAAGAAAAGAGGTTGATGAAAATTATAAGAAATTAATGGAAATGCTTTTTGCCAATGGCAATGAATTTGGTATTGCAACACATGATTCTAAATTAATTGATGAGGCAATACAACTGTACAAAACTCATGAGAGAAAATTTGAGTTCCAAATGCTTAAGGGAATACGAGATGAAATAAAACCAATTCTTGTAAAAAAGGGATTTTTGGTATCAGAGTACATTCCATATGGAACAAACTGGCTTCCATATTCTATTAGAAGACTAAAGGAAAGAAAGCGAAACATTTTGCTGTTGGGAAGTTCCTTTATTCATTCACATCGAGTTTGA